Part of the Cyprinus carpio isolate SPL01 chromosome A12, ASM1834038v1, whole genome shotgun sequence genome, CCAAACCCAATGGGCTTCCACTTTCCCCCTGTTCAACAGAACCATAGCCACAACTTGGGTACCCCAATTCATCCAACAACTGGATACTTTTCATTGCCTTCCACCAATGTTATCCATCAAGCCCCAATGCAATCAGTTTCCAACACAATGCAGCCTACCACAGCATATGCAGTCCCCTCATTCCCTGCATCTCTGCCCAAACACACCACTCCTGGGCCTTTCCAAAACCCTGCAGCTACTCTCACCTCTCACACTTCTTACCCCTTCCCAACTCCTATCCCATCTGGTCCACATCCTCTCCAGAGTCTGACTCTGCCCCCATCTAACTCGATCCATAGTGTCCCTGCGATCCCGAATACAACCCAAATTCAATCTACCTTTTCCCAGTCCTACCCTAATCCCTCCTTCCCTCACATTCCACCCCAAACGGCAAACCCCTGTCAGATTACCTCCCAGTCTTTTCCCCCAATCCAAACCTCAAGTACCTCCCAGTTACTATCTCAGTTTAATCCCCAGGTTACTCAAGCCTCAACCCATCCACAATTCCCTTCCTCTTCAAACGCATACCCTGCTGTAGCTCCCACTGAGATAGGCACCTTCTCGCAGCTCAGTTCCGCTGCCCCCTATCTGCCAGATATGGTACTGCACCCTTCCTTGCTCCCTTCTCTTgattcctctctctcctcctctgctCCCCCATCACTTTATAACCCTTTTCCTTCCTACTCACTCCGTCTTTGTCAGGATCCCCGGTCCTCCCTGCATTTACCCCTAAGGCATATTTATAGACAGCCTCAGCATGCCCATGCTCATGGTCAGGGCTCTTACTTTGACCTTAGTGGAAGAGCAGTATTCtgagaataaagagaaaaacaacatgTTAGACAAAGTTTGCATGGAAATTGTGATGTCTGCATCAATCAGCAACTTTGCTCTGAAGATGATGGAAGCACTGCGCATTTTATGACTGCATTGGAGGACCTGTGAGACAAAAAGAGACAAACCAAAGcgtagtttaaaatgtaaaacttctTAGTGTTTATTGCTGACAAAGAAGGttagaatgttttgttttatccTGATTATGCTTGATGAAGTTGAATAATgatgtatatttttcttatttctattTGTAtgctttaatgacaaaataaagtttgaatgagtttaattGTATTTGGATCTTTTTctaatcttgtgtgtgtgtgtgtgtgtatacataaaaaaatccacattctATGGTGggcccaaaaagtatttggacactttagaCACACTTTAATGTATAAATGTCATTGCATCAGAAACCAAAATTCAAAAAGTGGCATGCACAAAATAATATTGCTAGACCTTTTATCAAACTCTGTTCACATTATGAAGACGATGCACATTCATTAACATTCATAGCTTACAACACACCAGTGCTTTTTATTCCTGTCATAAAATGCCAACTACTGGCAAATCTAATTTAGTTGGTCAAATAATTAATGAAGCAAACAGTTAACAGTTTAGTTTGCTTTTCCAGATTCTCTATCCTTCAAAACTGTGAGGAACCTATTGAAACTTTTGACAAAAAATGAGGATATGGATAATGAGGGGACTGCATAACAGATGAGTGACTTGTTAAGAAAGATTAGGGTTAATTCAGGATAACTGGGCCAAGAAGTGTCCCgatttacctgaattcacccccTGTAGAAAGTATTACACATGCAAATTATGACAGAACATGAAAGAgagaatttaaaacaaataaaacagacatgTCTGTTAAAAccatctatctctctcacacagtaCTAACCATCACCTCTGTGTGTCAGCTTCAGGGTTGATTCCAGTTCTGCATGACATTTGCTCATGGTCAGGTGTTGAGAGTGGGTGTGCGTTAGAAACTGAGGAATGGTCATTAAAGTCCAGGTGATAATTACCTCAAACCCCTCTTTCAATTTCCCACCTCCATTTATTTCTATTTCCTCCTTTTCCATATGGTGTTGGACAAAGAGAGGGTTTAAAATAAGGTTAGGTAAACAGCACTACACTTGGGCACAGGGTGCTGAGAGAGACACCTCAAATAAGCACAACATCGTAGATAAGtggtttgatatattttaatataattcatttgatttttatgttgttgttcaCAATGTCCACAGTGATCAATAacggtttctgaaggatcatgtgacactgtagacagTAATGGcgggaataattacattttaaaatatatcaacgTGGAAAACTATTATGGGAAAACTATTTGAAAACTATTTcgatttgtaataaaatttcacaatattacttttttccccctgtatttttgaccaaataaatgcagccttgagcacaagaaacttcttaaagacattaaaaagtcaaatttaaaacaaatttaatccaAATAATATGTGTTACAAAGGCAGTAATTGGAATAATATTCACTGATGAATTGTGCACAGTAACACCCGGAACACGCATTAAGAAAAGgctaattttgatttaatgttcattttaatccTAAATCATCCTCAACCTCCACTAGAGGACACTATTTTCCAcaaggctaaagtctcaaatgcATGGCCATCATTCGAGTTATGATTTATTAAAAGTCTTTTGCCACTTGTCCTTTACCCTGatatttctcttctctctctgagATTTTATTcagagatctttataacagtacagcagatacttacacaaaatgcatataaatatctgTTGTCACTCCAtctcatcttgaaatattactaacaatataaaagttattcttacatttacttcgtagatcagtaaagatttcactgcaaaaagacacatgaaccaCAAGCGGCAGGTGGACGCTTTCACAATTATAccaaaaggccttttacttgctaaaaaagtataaactatttaTCATTGATAATTAAGAGGCCTTGTGTATCAAATAAGAtgcagtaggctttatagggttaaagtcATTTAGAATCAAATAATCACCTGTCATTAGTACGTTCCCATGGATTGGATCTGTTCGCCCTTTTTTTCAGCCAGTTTTCTCTCTTTGTCCATGTAAGCGTCTCTGACGAGTTTAACATCGAGACGTCTGAATGGCATCAAGAAATAGATTCCTTGAATCCTGGTGAAGAAACAAAGTATGTCTGTAAAGCCATTAGGgacatgtgttttttaaacatcattCTTAAATATTACTAggtaaaatagttttaaaaaatactattagaAGAGAGAAATATCAAGATTTGTTTAATGGCAATGAAAGGCTGGTTGTGGTGTTCTTAAGGTAGCACTGATATGTGTTCCAGATCCAGACACTAGGCAGACTGAACTTCTTCATCATTGCCATGGTGATGAGTGACAGGGCAGGATTCATGTAAGTGTACTCAGCATCCACCAGAACACAGACTTTACTAACACTCACCTATAAACACACACTATGTCTAGTCAGTCCCATCATTAACTTTCTTTTTTGCTAATTTGTGTTTAAATCTTCTATTTTATTGAGTCTCTGAAGGCCCAATAATAAGTGCGTTTTCACACTCAGAGAACAAAGAACCTTAATCTTTGTTAATCTCAACTCATATAAAATGATCTTTATAGATGAAACACTCACATACAGCTCAGGGCTGACCAGTGCTGTGATCTTCAGCTGCATCATGGGATTTTTACTCCAGCCTTTGCTGTGAGACATGTGGACACACTCCAGCATAGCTGCTAGGTTGTCTTCATATCGATGTTCCCTGTAGATAGACCTTTGTGTcatgaaatatattacatttacaattatagAATTATGAATTACTGCTTTGCTACAAATTCAGCATCACTCCTAGACAATAACTGCACAACGGCGTGTGAAAATAATGAAGGCTCAAGGCAAAAAAGCCTGCCAAATTTATAATGTGGAGCTCCACGTCCAGCCTCACTGGGTCCCATGGTGCAGCTCAGCCACTGGGCTTACAGGGTCTCATGGTGCAGCTGCATCTGGGCTCACTAGGAATTGTGGTGAAGCTCAGCAAAGCCTTAAGTATACCTCAGTTTTGACATGAATACTGGCAATTGCCATACAATTCCCAATGAACAAAATCAAGGGGAATACCAGGACACACACGTATGTACCCCAATGATATCATCTTCTGCATGGAACCTGCAATCTCATCTTCTGTTTCCCCGGCAACAAACTGAGCATTCACAGATGGGCGCAAAACTTCCTTGTAATGGTCATCAGCTTCGTTAGACATGAGATAACAAGAAACATAACATGTAATCAGATGCTGTCCACAGAGCTCCTGACAGAAAACATCTCCAGGATGCTACGCATCATATGACTGTTGCATGTAAAATTTCAAACATCAATCACAGTTATGATAGAATATGATCTAACCACTTAAATGATACTACATCATATATAGTCCATTCTATAAACTGTCTCTTCCCCAAATAGTGAAAGCAAACAATACATTTACTACACGACCGAGGAAAGAAGCCTCGGTTATCGAGTCTCTCATTATGAAACTCATTATTTTGTCTCTGTAAATGAGGAAGAATCTAATCTCACAGCGGGAAAGTACGGAATACCACAAGGATCTGTAATAGGCCCTCTAATGTTTTCATTATACATGCAGTCTCttggaaatattattagaaaacgggattagtttccactgttgaGCAGATGATACTCTATACATTTCTCCTAGACCAGATAAAATTGATAAATTATccaagctaacagagtgtgttaaagtGTGGTGACTCTATGGGTCTTTGTTAATTCAGGAAGTGCATTTCACTggcagttcacacaaaaatctaGTTGTTACCTAACCTTACCACAGTTGTTAACCAGCACAGGGAACGAGCAAAGCCTGAAGACTCCAAGGGCTTGGATCAGTTCCCAGAAACTCTTCACCTTAAATGCTTGAGGATCCTCAAAGTTCAGAAAGTCAGGTGATGAGGGGTTATGGAGGTCTCGTCACGTTTTGCCGCCAGGGACTGTAAGGCAGCCACGCTCTTGAGTCACACAGATATGAAACGATTCAAAGCTCGCCTAAAGTATTGTCAGTGAATAATGTTTTACAGACTTTACTTCTGTGCAAAGAATTCCTTTGACCTTGTGTGTTCCATTAGTTAGATTTTGGTTAGTGGTCACTATGCTTAGACTTCATTGGTTAAAAATGGGTCATCATATGGCTTGACAGcatttagtaaatgtttatatcGGTCAAGAACTTGCAGATCAGTGAAGATCTGTGGGTTTTGTGTGGGACAGTGTGTTATACACAGAAAACATTTAGTTGAACACCTGCATTCAAAAAACAGATTTCCCACTGCTAACTTAAAGCCATTTAGAATCAAGCAGCTCAAGGATACAGTCCACAGACCACTCTAACCTGGAAAAAACTAAAACCCTCTAATCTAAAATGCTCAGAAATCTAGTATCATTCCAATCTTTGTAATAAGGAAGATACATTTTTACTCCGCATTTCTGCCTTTTCAACAGACCAGCGGCTCtacaaattgttatatttttaccaGTGTATTTGATGAGCCTTAAAAAACAACAAGGGCTATCTGGAGTGATCATTATATCTAATTTACATAAGACCACACAATGGAAGGGAATGACATGTTTACATATAAATAGCCATTCATATTACCTGTAACTCAACTGGTAGAGCATCGAGGGGTTAGGTCCccaaaaaaatgaatgcatgatgAACTGTATGAAGcccaaatgcattttaaaaagtttctatTCGATACATTTTCCAAATAAGCTATTATACACCTTATCTTTACTCATACGCCACATGGATAAAAGTATGCCATGCAGTCTGCATTTACAAACACTTGTGAAAAAATGGGTTGTTCTGAAGAGCTCAGTGAATTGAAGTGTGGTACTGTGATAGGATGCCACCTTTGCAGCAAGTCAGTGCATGAAATTTCATCCCCTCTAGATTCCACGGTCAACTGTAAGTGGTTGTATTATAAAGTTGAAGCGTTTAGGAACAACATCAACTCAACCGAGTGCTGAGATGCATGGTATGTAAAAGTCGCCAATGCTCTGCTGATTCGATAGCTGCAGAATTCAATGCAAACTTCCACTGGATTAGTATCAGCACAAAAACTGTGCGTGGACACTCCATGGAATGGGTTTTCATGGACGAGCAGCTGCATACAAGCCTCACATCATCAAGTACAATGCCAAGTGTTGGATGGAGTGGTGTAAAGCACACAaccactggactctggagcagtggaaacctgtTCTTTGGAGTGGCGAATCACAGTTCTCTTTTTGGCAGTCTGATGGGTGACGGCAGGAGAACATTACCTTCCTGACTGCACTGTGCCAACTGTTTGGTGGAGGAGGGTTAACGGTATGGAGCTGTTTTGCAAGGCCTAGGCCCCTTACTTCCAGTGAAGGGAAATCATAATGCTTCCTCAAACCAAGACATTCTGGACAATGCTATGCTTCCAACATTGTGGGAACAGACTGGGCAAATCTCTTTCTTTATCCCAGAATGACTGTGCCCCAGTCCACAAAGCAGTCATGGTCGGATGTGtttggtgtggaagaacttgactgacATGCATAGAGCCCTGTCCTCAACCCCATTGGGATTAACTGTAACAGACTGTGAGCCAGGCCTTGTTGTCTAACATCAGTGGCTGACTTCACAAATGCTCTACTGGATAAATGGGAAACAACTTCCCACTGAAACACTCCAACATCTTGTGGAATGCCCCTCAAGGAAAAGTGGAAGCTGTTATAGCATTcctccatcttagaaacactgccaagctatgaaacatgttacctgtttctgatgcagaaaagctagttcatgcattcatgacctctagactggactattgtaatgcactgcttggtggttgtcctgcatcttcaataaacaagctacaggtagtacaaaatgcagcggctggagtccttaccaggtcaagaaaatatgatcatattaccccaatactacagtctctgcactggctacctattaagttccgtatcagttacaaaatattattacttacttataaggcccttaatagtttagctcctgcatacctaactagtcttctacccacgctacaacccatcacgctccctaaggtcacaaaactctggacttttggtagtacctaggatagcgaagtccactaaaggagggagagctttttcacatttgcctcccaaactctggaatagccttcctgataatgtccggggttcagacacacttcctatgtttaaatctagattaaaaacacacctctttggccaagcattcaaataatgcatctcataatttttggctgcagttatatctgatcaaatgcacattattattctttagtttgggttaaacaaattaattttactaggcttgaacagcagctatgctaactatgtctctatttgtttctctgttttgccacgggatttaactaggatttacacaagctccagtctggatccagaacacctgataagagatgatgccaacccctcagaggacctcagatgatgctaaccctgaaacagcatacagaactaccacattttgctataagtttgattgcataattgctattaatagttttaatcgtctgtttgtttacgtcttttattaattttccgaacatttctgccgtatgcacatgataagctactactaaacattgtagaaacttaattttctgtaaagttgctttgcaatgatttgtatcggaaaaagtgctatacaaataaacttgaattgaattatagCTGCAAAGGGGGGACCAACTCCATGTCTACATATTTAGAATGTGATGTCATTAAAGTCCTGGTTACTTTAATGGTCAGGTGTTCTAACACTTTTAACCATATAGAACTGTACGATATAAACTCACAATGACAAGTTTATAACATGCAAattcaagatataaactcaactgtgataaaagtcagaattgtgagataaaaagtcacaattaccttttctaTTCTTTTATTCTGTGGTCACATTGATCACATCATTTTTGTGGGTGAAAGATTTCCCAATGCAGATTTCACAACAGTCGCAGCGTTCACCAAAAAAAGCTGCTTGTACTGAGGTTTCAAACCTCAACACAAATGATTGATGGAAACTCTACTTCATTTTGACTGAATAATCTTTATTAATTCACCAGATTGTAACACAGATAACTTGATATTTCTTCCAAGCCTACTATATCATCTCTAAAACTGCTACTTCAGAACCATCGACACTAAACTCAAGCTCTGAAGTTACAGGAAAAACAAGCTAATTGTggtgcctttttttttgttaacaatataattgaGCTTTTATGATTTGGTGTTATCAGCAAACTACAGCACTGCAAAACTGAGGGTAAAGCTGACGTATTGCAACAAATCTGGAGTTGGTGGGTGGAGAGCAACGCAGAGGAACCTGCAGTCTGGTTCTGGAATGAAGCTGTGTGTGAACAAGCCGCACTGGGATCAGTATGAGCTCTGGTTCTGGTTCCTGTATCCTCCTCGCTGGTAGTTCTGTTTCTGCTGGTAACCGCCTT contains:
- the prodh2 gene encoding LOW QUALITY PROTEIN: hydroxyproline dehydrogenase (The sequence of the model RefSeq protein was modified relative to this genomic sequence to represent the inferred CDS: inserted 3 bases in 2 codons), whose protein sequence is MTQRSIYREHRYEDNLAAMLECVHMSHSKGWSKNPMMQLKITALVSPELYVSVSSIKIILYELRLTKIKVLCSLSVKTHLLLGLQRLNKIEEVSVSKVCVLVDAEYTYMNPALSLITMAMMKKFSLPSVWIWNTYQCYLKDSRNLFLDAIQTSXDVKLVRDAYMDKERKLAEKXGRTDPIHGNVLMTGPPMQS